From Echinicola jeungdonensis, the proteins below share one genomic window:
- the yaaA gene encoding peroxide stress protein YaaA gives MITLISPAKSLDLSSTDISLSTQPDFPKEIQSLVSIMKKKSTSDIQNLMKVSENIGELNHERYRNFEKEFTRENSKQALLTFNGDVYRNMDIEHYSLKDFEFAQEHLRILSGLYGLLKPMDLIQPYRLEMGISLENKKGKNLYEFWGDKIAKAIDKASNGDPVIDLASKEYGKAVNLKALKSPIVHVNFKEFRNGKYKIVGTLAKQARGMMANYIIKNKINDPDKIKLFNEDGYEFSEPESKGNKWIFVR, from the coding sequence ATGATCACATTAATTTCCCCAGCCAAATCACTGGATTTAAGCAGCACTGACATTTCATTATCGACTCAACCTGATTTTCCCAAGGAAATCCAATCCTTGGTTTCCATCATGAAGAAAAAGTCCACTTCTGACATCCAAAATTTGATGAAAGTCAGTGAAAACATTGGAGAACTTAACCATGAGAGGTATAGAAATTTTGAAAAAGAGTTTACCCGGGAAAATTCAAAGCAGGCGCTTTTGACTTTTAATGGGGATGTTTACAGAAATATGGATATTGAACATTATTCCTTAAAGGATTTTGAATTTGCCCAAGAACATCTTAGGATCCTTTCCGGTTTATACGGACTCCTTAAACCCATGGACTTGATCCAACCCTATCGTTTGGAGATGGGAATTTCCCTGGAAAATAAAAAAGGGAAAAACCTTTATGAATTCTGGGGCGATAAAATTGCAAAAGCAATTGATAAAGCCAGCAATGGTGATCCTGTGATTGACCTGGCATCCAAAGAATATGGAAAAGCAGTCAATCTTAAAGCATTAAAAAGCCCCATCGTTCATGTTAACTTTAAGGAATTCCGGAATGGGAAATATAAAATTGTAGGTACTTTGGCCAAACAAGCCAGGGGAATGATGGCCAATTATATTATCAAAAATAAAATCAATGACCCTGATAAAATCAAACTCTTTAATGAAGACGGTTATGAATTTTCGGAGCCCGAAAGCAAAGGAAATAAGTGGATTTTCGTACGTTAA
- a CDS encoding septal ring lytic transglycosylase RlpA family protein, with the protein MKKHIPFIISLLAMVLISSCSPKLTKSFIEEKGMASYYASHFHGKKTASGEIYKKEKLTAAHRHLPFGTKVKVTNLNNGKSVNVIINDRGPFVKGRIIDVSGRAAQNLGMIQEGIVPVIIYYSKK; encoded by the coding sequence ATGAAAAAACACATTCCTTTTATTATTAGCCTACTGGCTATGGTGCTGATCAGTTCTTGTTCTCCCAAGCTGACAAAATCTTTTATAGAAGAAAAAGGAATGGCCAGCTATTATGCATCCCATTTCCATGGAAAAAAAACAGCTAGCGGAGAAATATACAAAAAAGAAAAATTAACAGCAGCCCACCGACATTTACCATTTGGAACCAAAGTAAAAGTCACTAACCTCAATAATGGAAAAAGCGTGAATGTCATTATCAATGACCGTGGACCGTTTGTAAAGGGAAGAATAATTGATGTTTCGGGAAGAGCTGCCCAAAACTTAGGCATGATCCAAGAAGGGATAGTTCCTGTTATAATTTATTACAGCAAAAAATAA
- a CDS encoding response regulator, producing the protein MNILIVEDDPVNRLVLTFFLEEKSQNVIVAENGKEGLEVFNGKQDFDIIITDIMMPEIDGISMAREIRNGKKHPEIPIIAITAGGFKSSEIPDSPFSRLLSKPISLADLPQKMCELIGQGAIE; encoded by the coding sequence ATGAATATATTAATAGTAGAGGATGATCCGGTTAACCGTTTGGTGCTGACGTTTTTTTTGGAAGAAAAATCCCAAAATGTGATTGTGGCAGAAAATGGAAAAGAAGGATTGGAGGTTTTCAATGGAAAACAGGACTTTGATATTATTATTACAGATATCATGATGCCCGAGATTGATGGAATATCAATGGCCAGAGAAATCCGAAATGGAAAAAAACATCCAGAAATTCCCATTATTGCGATAACCGCAGGAGGCTTTAAGTCATCCGAAATTCCAGATTCGCCTTTTAGCAGACTACTTTCCAAACCTATCTCATTAGCGGATTTGCCTCAAAAGATGTGCGAATTGATAGGTCAGGGGGCAATAGAATAA
- a CDS encoding phosphoglycerate kinase, with amino-acid sequence MNSRIKSVDNLSFEGKRALVRVDFNVPLDDQFKVTDDTRIQAALPTIKKILNDGGAVILMSHLGRPKGGPEDKFSLKHILLDLEKALGTPVKFAPDCIGQEAQQLAAGLKSGEVLLLENLRFYSEETKGDPEFAKKLSSLGDIYVNDAFGTAHRAHASTAIVAEYFNDKVSGYLMASELENAKKVIEKPERPFTAIMGGAKISDKILIIEKLMEKVDNLIIGGGMSYTFAKALGGQIGDSLLEADKMDLALELLQKAKDKGVNLLLPVDTITSKAFANDAEQGTARSGEIPDGWMGLDIGLETRKNFAEVVKNSKTILWNGPMGVFEMESFDKGTKAIAEAVVEATKNGSFSLIGGGDSAAAVNKFGLGDQVSFVSTGGGALLEHMEGKVLPGVKALEP; translated from the coding sequence ATGAACAGTCGAATCAAATCTGTTGACAATTTAAGCTTTGAGGGCAAAAGAGCCCTGGTTAGAGTAGATTTTAATGTTCCATTGGACGATCAGTTCAAAGTTACTGATGATACCAGAATTCAAGCTGCTCTTCCTACCATTAAAAAAATATTGAATGATGGAGGAGCCGTTATTCTAATGTCCCACCTTGGCAGGCCAAAAGGAGGACCTGAAGATAAATTTTCGCTAAAACACATCCTTTTGGATTTGGAAAAAGCATTAGGAACTCCTGTGAAATTTGCTCCTGACTGTATAGGCCAGGAAGCTCAGCAGTTGGCTGCTGGCTTGAAAAGTGGTGAAGTGTTGTTGCTGGAAAATCTCAGATTTTATAGTGAGGAAACAAAAGGGGACCCCGAATTTGCAAAAAAACTGTCTTCCTTAGGTGATATTTATGTTAATGATGCATTTGGAACTGCCCATAGAGCCCATGCTTCTACCGCCATTGTAGCGGAATATTTTAATGATAAAGTTAGTGGCTACTTAATGGCTTCTGAATTGGAAAATGCCAAAAAGGTCATTGAAAAACCGGAAAGGCCTTTTACGGCCATCATGGGTGGGGCCAAAATTTCTGATAAGATCCTGATCATTGAAAAGCTGATGGAAAAAGTGGATAATCTGATCATTGGTGGTGGTATGTCCTATACCTTTGCCAAAGCCCTTGGAGGCCAAATCGGTGACTCTCTTTTGGAAGCGGATAAGATGGATCTGGCTCTGGAACTTTTGCAGAAAGCTAAAGATAAAGGAGTTAACTTGCTATTGCCTGTGGATACTATTACTTCCAAGGCATTTGCCAATGATGCCGAACAAGGAACTGCAAGAAGTGGAGAAATCCCTGATGGTTGGATGGGATTGGATATTGGATTGGAGACGCGTAAGAATTTTGCTGAGGTGGTCAAAAATTCAAAAACCATCCTATGGAATGGTCCAATGGGAGTATTTGAAATGGAAAGTTTTGACAAGGGAACCAAAGCAATTGCTGAAGCGGTGGTGGAAGCTACCAAAAATGGCTCCTTCTCCTTAATAGGTGGTGGGGATTCTGCTGCAGCAGTTAATAAATTTGGATTGGGCGACCAAGTATCTTTTGTATCCACCGGTGGTGGGGCCTTGCTTGAACACATGGAGGGTAAAGTTTTGCCTGGTGTAAAAGCACTCGAACCTTGA
- a CDS encoding L-threonylcarbamoyladenylate synthase, whose product MTEIGKDITRAKQLLEAGELVGIPTETVYGLAGNAFDPEAVAKIFSTKNRPSFDPLIVHSGSIEQISQYTEEMIPELEELAQQFWPGPLTLLLPKKKVIPDLVTSGLEQVAVRIPSHPLTKELLLSLDFPVAAPSANPFGYISPTQASHVQDQLESKIPYILDGGSCEIGLESTIVGVEQGQLIIYRLGGVEVGAIKKVVGNVLILPQSSSNPKSPGMLKSHYAPRIPFELGDLDQLVPHYLAKGEKFGILSFNKSFDQISPEDQYVLSEKGDFREAAKNLFAAMRYLDRRDVSVILSEELPEKGLGKAINDRLRRASAK is encoded by the coding sequence ATGACTGAAATCGGAAAAGATATAACCAGAGCAAAACAACTGTTGGAAGCGGGTGAACTCGTGGGAATTCCTACCGAAACGGTATATGGGCTGGCAGGTAATGCCTTTGACCCGGAAGCAGTGGCTAAAATTTTTAGTACCAAAAACCGACCTAGCTTTGATCCATTGATTGTGCATTCCGGAAGCATTGAGCAAATCAGCCAATATACCGAGGAAATGATCCCTGAGTTAGAAGAGCTAGCCCAGCAATTTTGGCCAGGACCATTGACGCTCCTATTACCCAAGAAAAAAGTTATTCCTGATTTGGTGACCAGTGGTTTGGAGCAAGTGGCTGTCCGTATTCCCAGCCATCCCCTGACAAAGGAATTGTTATTGTCACTGGATTTTCCCGTGGCTGCTCCAAGTGCCAATCCTTTTGGTTATATTAGCCCGACACAAGCTTCGCATGTCCAGGATCAGTTGGAAAGTAAAATCCCCTATATTTTGGACGGCGGAAGCTGTGAAATAGGCCTTGAAAGCACCATAGTTGGCGTGGAGCAAGGCCAGCTGATAATTTACCGTCTGGGAGGAGTGGAAGTTGGTGCCATCAAAAAAGTGGTGGGCAATGTCCTGATTCTTCCACAGTCCAGTAGTAATCCTAAGTCACCTGGGATGCTGAAAAGTCATTATGCCCCTAGAATCCCATTTGAACTTGGTGATTTGGACCAATTGGTGCCCCATTATTTGGCCAAAGGAGAAAAGTTTGGGATCCTTTCTTTTAATAAGTCATTTGACCAGATAAGCCCTGAAGATCAATATGTTTTGAGTGAAAAAGGGGATTTTCGTGAAGCAGCCAAAAATCTTTTTGCGGCTATGAGGTATTTGGACCGTAGGGATGTTTCTGTAATACTTTCGGAGGAACTACCCGAAAAAGGCTTAGGGAAGGCCATTAATGACCGGCTGAGAAGGGCCTCTGCAAAATGA
- a CDS encoding tetratricopeptide repeat protein, which yields MKKLLIIPIILVWIGACSPSPEELYKTGIEQLESGDYSNAISYFDKVIEADPEHTQAYNAKGVALFEMKKWDEAINAFEASMELDSTSYKPYLNKGNALLEKQEFNEAVVQFNQAAALDDSQTDIYYNRGLALLGMERYEDAIFDFNTALQAGSTEGLLYFNKAKAQIGNNDPMGAILSLEKAVQQEHDNGAAYYLLGVTIMSAEGKKEEGCIHLQKALDLGYEEAREWIDEFCAK from the coding sequence GTGAAAAAACTACTGATCATCCCCATAATACTAGTTTGGATAGGTGCATGTTCCCCTTCTCCAGAGGAACTCTATAAGACTGGTATTGAGCAGTTAGAGTCAGGGGATTATTCTAATGCAATAAGTTATTTTGATAAGGTCATAGAGGCGGATCCCGAACATACCCAAGCTTACAATGCAAAAGGTGTTGCCCTATTTGAAATGAAAAAATGGGATGAAGCTATAAATGCTTTTGAAGCTTCCATGGAATTAGATTCTACCTCATATAAGCCTTATTTGAATAAGGGGAATGCCCTTTTGGAGAAACAAGAATTTAATGAAGCAGTGGTTCAATTTAATCAAGCGGCAGCTTTGGATGATAGCCAGACTGATATTTATTATAATAGGGGTCTAGCTTTGTTGGGTATGGAAAGGTATGAAGATGCCATTTTTGATTTTAACACCGCATTGCAGGCTGGTTCAACCGAAGGATTATTGTATTTTAACAAGGCAAAAGCCCAAATCGGTAATAATGATCCCATGGGTGCAATATTGTCTTTGGAAAAGGCAGTCCAACAAGAACATGATAATGGAGCTGCTTACTATTTGCTGGGAGTGACTATCATGAGTGCAGAAGGAAAAAAAGAAGAGGGCTGCATTCATTTACAAAAAGCCTTGGATTTGGGCTATGAAGAAGCCAGGGAATGGATCGATGAATTTTGCGCTAAATAA